In the Thauera sedimentorum genome, one interval contains:
- a CDS encoding LysR family transcriptional regulator translates to MDKLRSLEIFIATCDGGSFAAAARLCGSDPSTVSKAIGRLEAQLGLTLFQRSTRQLRITSAGERYAGTVRKMMRELSGCEEELKQINRSPSGTLRINSAVCYGHLYLRPLLRAFCLRYPDIRLELEINDLHVDIIDNDIDVALRTGYVKDSRLVARRLSPMDFLVCASPRYLEEFGTPRRREDFHSHAWIGFRIKETQQLQPIFLPDESGEYLPYDLERRYLTDDGEAMAYMCADGLGFAQLPHFLAKEGLDSGALVSLYPYFRPPDPGSGVFAIYPKRDFLPAKVRVFIDFLNDALAARGESANHTWAENWAPLVPRV, encoded by the coding sequence ATGGACAAGCTACGGTCACTGGAAATCTTTATCGCCACCTGTGATGGCGGCAGTTTCGCAGCGGCAGCCAGGTTGTGTGGCAGCGATCCATCCACCGTCAGCAAGGCCATTGGCCGCCTGGAGGCCCAGTTGGGGCTGACGCTCTTTCAGCGCTCGACCCGCCAGTTGCGGATTACCAGCGCCGGCGAGCGTTACGCCGGCACCGTACGCAAGATGATGCGGGAGCTCTCCGGTTGCGAAGAGGAGCTCAAGCAGATCAACCGCTCACCCAGCGGCACCCTGCGCATCAATTCCGCCGTCTGCTACGGACACCTCTATCTGCGCCCCTTGTTGCGGGCGTTCTGCCTTCGGTATCCGGATATCCGTCTGGAGCTCGAGATCAATGACCTGCATGTGGATATCATCGACAACGACATCGATGTGGCACTGCGAACCGGCTACGTGAAGGACAGCCGTCTGGTGGCCCGGCGCCTCAGCCCGATGGACTTTCTCGTCTGCGCCTCGCCCCGGTATCTGGAGGAGTTCGGCACGCCCCGCCGTCGCGAAGACTTTCACTCGCACGCCTGGATTGGTTTTCGCATCAAGGAAACCCAGCAACTACAGCCGATTTTCCTGCCCGACGAGTCAGGGGAGTATCTGCCCTATGATCTGGAACGGCGTTATCTCACGGATGATGGCGAAGCGATGGCGTACATGTGTGCAGATGGTCTCGGCTTTGCACAGTTGCCTCACTTTCTCGCCAAGGAAGGACTGGACAGCGGAGCCCTGGTGTCGCTTTACCCGTATTTCCGCCCTCCCGATCCCGGTAGCGGTGTCTTCGCCATCTACCCCAAACGTGATTTTCTGCCCGCCAAGGTTCGGGTGTTCATCGACTTTCTGAACGACGCCCTGGCGGCCCGGGGCGAAAGTGCCAACCATACCTGGGCGGAGAACTGGGCGCCGCTTGTGCCTCGCGTTTGA
- a CDS encoding putative signal transducing protein, which yields MAGTGEQGESASVEASSMDFQPVASPQTESELAVMVSVLEAYGIPHFVLNRGFGGLYPGMKVPLLNGQRILVPAERAAEAKELLSGFDQPEEAVEAEAKLSLADRLRVIAELLIGGWAVPVKRRRPDDDPEA from the coding sequence ATGGCCGGCACCGGGGAGCAAGGAGAATCTGCAAGCGTGGAAGCGTCCTCGATGGATTTCCAGCCTGTCGCGTCGCCACAGACGGAGTCCGAGCTGGCGGTGATGGTGAGCGTGCTGGAAGCCTACGGTATCCCGCACTTCGTACTGAATCGCGGTTTTGGCGGACTGTACCCCGGGATGAAGGTGCCCTTGCTCAATGGCCAGCGCATCCTCGTTCCCGCAGAGCGGGCCGCGGAGGCGAAGGAACTGCTGAGCGGTTTCGACCAGCCCGAGGAGGCTGTCGAAGCCGAGGCAAAGCTCTCGCTGGCGGACAGGCTGCGGGTCATTGCCGAGTTGCTGATCGGCGGTTGGGCGGTTCCGGTGAAGCGGCGACGCCCGGACGATGACCCGGAAGCCTGA
- a CDS encoding class I SAM-dependent methyltransferase translates to MDELQILIDLHKHADRQGPGGDAETALALDLAGVDRAAPLAVADIGCGTGASALLLARLLPNARITAVDFLADFLDVLQARAARAGVAERITPLACSMDELPFADGQFDLIWSEGAIYNIGFEAGVAGWRRFLKPGGLLVVSEITWTTASRPAELQAHWDGEYPEIAPASAKIGVLEQQAYSPVAYFTLPEHCWLENYYRPMQARFADFLARQDHSAAARAVVAAEQREIDLYERYKDHVSYGVYVARKLG, encoded by the coding sequence ATGGACGAACTCCAGATCCTGATCGACCTTCACAAGCACGCCGACCGCCAGGGACCGGGCGGGGACGCCGAAACGGCGCTAGCGCTCGACCTGGCCGGGGTGGACCGCGCTGCGCCCCTGGCGGTTGCGGACATCGGCTGCGGCACCGGCGCATCCGCCCTGCTCCTCGCCCGTCTGTTGCCCAATGCGCGGATCACCGCGGTGGATTTTCTGGCGGATTTTCTCGACGTGCTGCAGGCGCGGGCCGCACGGGCGGGCGTGGCGGAGCGGATTACGCCCCTGGCCTGCTCGATGGACGAGCTGCCCTTTGCCGACGGCCAGTTCGACCTGATCTGGTCCGAAGGCGCGATCTACAACATCGGCTTCGAAGCGGGCGTGGCCGGCTGGCGGCGTTTCCTGAAACCGGGGGGATTGCTGGTGGTGTCCGAGATCACCTGGACCACCGCCTCCCGCCCGGCGGAACTCCAGGCCCATTGGGACGGCGAGTACCCGGAGATCGCCCCGGCCTCGGCCAAGATCGGCGTGCTGGAACAGCAGGCCTACTCGCCCGTCGCCTACTTCACGCTGCCCGAGCACTGCTGGCTGGAGAACTACTACCGGCCGATGCAGGCGCGCTTTGCGGACTTTCTGGCACGCCAGGACCACAGCGCGGCGGCACGCGCGGTCGTGGCCGCGGAGCAGCGGGAGATCGACCTGTATGAACGCTACAAGGACCATGTGAGCTACGGGGTGTATGTCGCCCGGAAACTGGGGTAG
- a CDS encoding class I SAM-dependent methyltransferase — protein sequence MKNARDFWNKSAPRYARSPIKDEKTYQQKLAITREYLRPDSDVLEFGCGTGGTAIAHAPYVRSIVATDISDRMLEIARGKADQAGVGNIAFRQGTLDTLDLPAGHFDAVLGLNVLHLIEDVDAAVARVSDLLKPGGVFVSSTSLVGEISFLWRWLIAAMQALGLAPHVSRLDRQGLLSILAGAGFAVDHTWQPTRESIFIVARKPGPPA from the coding sequence GTGAAGAACGCCCGGGATTTCTGGAACAAGTCGGCGCCGCGCTACGCGCGCAGCCCGATCAAGGACGAGAAGACCTACCAGCAGAAGCTGGCGATCACGCGCGAGTACCTGCGCCCGGATTCCGACGTGCTGGAGTTCGGCTGCGGCACCGGGGGCACGGCAATAGCCCATGCGCCCTATGTGCGCAGCATCGTCGCCACCGACATTTCCGACCGCATGCTGGAGATCGCCCGCGGCAAGGCCGACCAGGCGGGGGTCGGCAACATCGCCTTCCGCCAGGGCACGCTGGATACGCTGGACCTGCCGGCCGGGCATTTCGATGCGGTGCTGGGGCTCAACGTGCTGCACCTCATCGAGGACGTGGACGCGGCGGTCGCGCGGGTGAGCGACTTGCTGAAGCCGGGCGGGGTGTTCGTTTCCAGCACCTCGCTGGTCGGCGAGATCAGCTTCCTGTGGCGCTGGTTGATCGCCGCCATGCAGGCGCTCGGCCTGGCGCCCCATGTGAGCCGGCTCGACAGGCAGGGGCTGCTGTCCATCCTGGCCGGCGCCGGCTTTGCGGTGGACCACACCTGGCAGCCGACCCGGGAGTCCATCTTCATCGTCGCCAGAAAGCCGGGCCCGCCCGCATGA